The following nucleotide sequence is from Bradyrhizobium roseum.
TGTAAAAGGACTTTGCCGCCTGGCCTCGGCTGGCAAGAGATGCAATTAACCGGGATTCAATAGATGAAGGCGGCTCGGCGGCAATGACAGGGGTCTGGCTTGCCGGATCAAACATCGGAGATTCCGGCTGGGTGCGCGATGCATCGCAGGATCATGAAGCCAGACAGAATAATGTTCAGGGATTGCCGGCCGGCAAGTGGGCGGAAGCGTACCACGTGCCGCCGAGCATGGCGCCCGCAGGTCGCAGGCGTCGTCGGACCCTGAAGGATTACTGCCCGCGCATCATGATGAGGGGATCGGCGGTATCGGGCACCCGCCGCCACTGCGCATTGTCGTCGGCCTCGAACTGCCAGGTGTCGCCCTTGGCCGACAGCAGCAGCATACGGCCGTGATCGAGCCGCCACTGGTTCGGCGCAAAGGCCGCGACCGCGGGATCGCATTTCGGTTTCAAGAACACCTGGAAATTATCGCCGGTGGCTTCGGTGTTGGTCAGCGTCAGGCCGCAGATGGTCTGGCCGTTGCCGCGGACCATCGACCAGTCGCCGATCATCTGGTCCATCGATTTGGCGAGCGAGCGGGCGGCGGCGAGGTTTTGCAGGATGTAGACACCCTCCCCGGTGCGCAACCCTTCAAAAATGCCGCTTTCGACTTCGGTAAAATCAATCACCGGCTGGCCGGCCGCATCCTGCAGCCGCACGATGTCCAGCCCCCTGACATTCCAGGCGGTGATTTCCTTGGTGAAGGGCAGCGCCGCGGCACAGCCGGGCTCGAGCTCGAGCTTGAGCCCTTGCGGCGTCGCATCGCCCTTCAGCGTGACGACGCAGGTCTTGCTGCGCTCGGTGGTGGCGAGCTCCCACTGCCCGATCATATCCTTCTTCAGCGTCGAGGCGTCCTGCGCCGCGACCGGCGGTGCGAGCGCGAGCAGCGCCGTCAGCGCTGCCGCCACCGCGATGCCCGAACGCGCAAGCGACATTGGCGTCAGCGTCCCTTTACCGGGGTTTCCGGCACAGGCGTCAGCGGCGCCTTGCCGGCAAACCAGTTTTTCAGATTGTCGACGACGAGCTGGTCCATGGCGTTGCGCGTTACTACCGAAGCTGAGCCAATATGTGGCAGCAGCACAACATTTTGCATGGTCTTCAATTCGTCCGGCACGTTCGGCTCGTTGGCGAACACGTCCAGCCCGGCCGCGAGGATGGTGCCGGATTTCAGTGCCGCCACCAGCGCCGGCTCGTCGACCACGGAGCCACGGGCAACGTTGATCAGGACGCCGCGCGGACCCAACGCCTTCAGCACGTCGGCATTGATCATCTTGGCGGTGGCGGCACCGCCGGGCACGATCACGATCAGCGTGTCGACATCCTTCGCCATTTCCATCAGGTCGGGATAGTGCTTGTAGGAGACGGCCGACGACTTGTTGCGCGAGTGGTACGACACCGGCACGAGCGAGGCTTCGAGGCGGCGGCCGATTGCCTGGCCGATGCGGCCCATGCCGACGATGCCGACCTTGCGGTCGCGCAGCGAGCCGGCGCTCAACGGATAGTTCTGGGTCTGCCACAGGCCGGAGCGCAAATAGCGATCGGCCTTGACGAACTCGCGCAGGGTCGAAATCAGCAAGCCCATGGCGACGTCGGCGACTTCCTCGGTCAGCACGTCGGGCGTGTTGGTGACGACGATGTCGTGCTCACGCGCATAGGCGGAATCGACATGGTCGTAGCCGACGCCGAAGCTCGCGACGATCTCGAGCTTGGGGAAATGCGACAGCGATTTCTTGTCGGCCGGCACCGTGTGATAGGTGACCGCCATGCCGCGGGTCTTCGCCAGCACATCGGGCGTCAGCCGCTCGAGGTCGGCGCGGCTCTCCGCCTTGTGCAGGACGAACTGGTCCGAGAAGCCGTTTTCGAGGATCGGCCGGATCGGTCCGTAGACCAGCAGATCGATCTTTTCGGACGAAGTGTTCGCGGCAGCCATCAATTTTCCTTTCCAAGAGCGCTCTCGTGCCAGCGCCGTAATACCAGGTGCGAAACTAGCGCCAGCAGCCCATAGATGACAATCCCGGCCACCGACAGCAACAGCAGCGCTGCGAACATTCGGGGAATGTTGAGGCGATAGCCGGACTCGGCGATCCTGAAGGCAAGCCCGGAGCCGGCGCCCGCCGCCCCCGCGGCGATTTCGGCGACCACCGCACCGATCAGCGACAGGCCGCCCGCGATCCGCAGGCCACCGAGCACATAGGGCAGCGCCGCCGGTAATTTCAGGTATCGCAGCGTCTGCAGCCTTGAAGCGCCATAGAGCTGAAACAGACCGGCGAGATTGCGATCCACCGAGTTCAGCCCGAGCGTGGTGTTGGACAGGACGGGAAAGAAACCCACGATCCAGGCGCAGACGATGACCGCCGTCTGCTGCGGCAGATAGATCAGCAACAGCGGCGCAACGGCGATGACGGGCGTCACCTGCAGCACCACCGCATAAGGAAACAGCGAATATTCCAACCATTTCGACTGGTTGAACAGGAGCGCCAGCGCAACGCCGCCGACGGCCGCGGCGATAAAACCTTGCAGCGTGGTGAGCAGGGTGACGCCGAGCGATTGCGACAGCACCGGCCAGTCGCCGACCAGTGTCCGAAACACGAGAGAGGGACTCGGCAGCACGTAGGGCTGAATGTCGTTGACGCGCACGACGAGTTCCCACAAACCCAGGCCTGCGGCGAGCACGGCCACGGGCATCAGCAGGCGGCCGATATTCCGGAAGGAAGTCATGCGCTGCGCTGCCCGGCATAGGAAGGCGCGAGCGCTGCGGAAACCTCGCGGCAGTAACCCGCATACTCGGCCGAGGTGCGAAAAGCCTCCCCGCGCGGCTCCGCGGCAGCGATGCGGAACTCGCTTGCCAGGCGGCCCGGCCGCGCCGTCATGACCAGAACGCGCTGCGACAGATAGACCGATTCGAACACCGAATGCGTGACGAAGATGATGGTCTTGCGCAGCTTGCGCCAGAGATCGAGCAGGTCGTTGTTGAGCCGGAAGCGCGTGATCTCGTCCAGCGCCGCGAACGGCTCGTCCAGCAACAGAATGTCGGGATCGGTGACCAGCGCGCGCGCCAGCGAGACCCGCATCTTCATGCCGCCGGAGAGTTCGCGCGGATAGGCGTCGGCGAATTCGGACAGGCCGACCTGGGCCAGTGCCCCCTCGATACGGCGGTCGGCTTCAACCGCCGCGGCGTGGGCGAGCTTCAGCGGCAGACGCACGTTGTCGCGGACGCTCGCCCATGGCAACAGCGTCGGCTCCTGAAACACAAAGCCGATAGGATGGCGCCCATCCGTCCGCGCCGCGCGATGGGAAACGTTCACCGTGCCCGAACTCGGCGCGCTGAGCCCCGCGATCAGCCGCAGCGCGGTTGATTTTCCGCAGCCGGACGGCCCGAGCAGCGAGACGAATTCGCCTTTGGCCACATCGAGATCGAGCGGCCCGAGCGCGGCCACGCCGTTGTCATAGGCCTTGGTGACCGCGCGCAGGCGAACCGCAAGGCCCGCCGCATCGATCTCCATTTCAGACAACGCTCGCCCAACCATCTCGCGTCAGTTCTTCGGCCGCAGGTCGACACCGACGCCCTTGTTGACGAACCGCAGCGTATAGGCCTGGCGGTAATCGATATCGCGTCGAACCACACCGGCCCGCACCATCTTGTCGAAGAAGCTCGCCGCGCGCGCGTCGTTCATGGCACCGATGCCGTCGCGCAGGGCGTCGCCGGAATCGACGATGCCATATTCCTTCATCTTGACTACGGAATAGGCGAGCAGGTCATCGGTCATTTCCGGGTTCATCTTTTTGATCATCGCATTGCCGGCGGAATTGTCGCCGTAGAGATACGTGTACCAGCCGATCGCGGAGGCATCGACGAAGCGCTGCACCAGGTCCGGCTTCTTGTCGACGATCTCGCGCCGGGTCTCGATGAGGGTCGAATAGGCGTTGAAGCCGTGGTCGGCGAGCAGGATGACGCCGGGCTTGAAGCCGGCCGCCTTCTCCACGGCGTAGGGCTCGGAGGTGACGTAGCCCTGCATCGCGCTCTGCTTGTTCACGATGAAGGGCTGCGGATTGAAGGTGTAGGGTTTCACCTTGCTCTCGCTAAACCCGTATTCGGACTTCAGCCACTGGAAGTAGCTGGCGACGCCTTCCTTGGAGACCAGCAGCGTCAGCGGCTTGAGATCCTCGAGCTTTGCATTCTTGGCTTCGGGATGGGTCAGGAAAACCTGCGGATCCTTCTGGAAGATCGCGGCCACCGCGATCAGCGGCACGTTGTTGGCGACCGCGTCCAAGGATTGCAGCGTGTTGGCGCTCATGAAGAAATCGAGCTTGCCGGCGGTCAGCAG
It contains:
- a CDS encoding ABC transporter ATP-binding protein, which produces MEIDAAGLAVRLRAVTKAYDNGVAALGPLDLDVAKGEFVSLLGPSGCGKSTALRLIAGLSAPSSGTVNVSHRAARTDGRHPIGFVFQEPTLLPWASVRDNVRLPLKLAHAAAVEADRRIEGALAQVGLSEFADAYPRELSGGMKMRVSLARALVTDPDILLLDEPFAALDEITRFRLNNDLLDLWRKLRKTIIFVTHSVFESVYLSQRVLVMTARPGRLASEFRIAAAEPRGEAFRTSAEYAGYCREVSAALAPSYAGQRSA
- a CDS encoding ABC transporter substrate-binding protein encodes the protein MNPAFFPRVLTAGLLVLLAAALAPVRAETLDKVSFGTNWVAEGEHGGFFQAVADGTYKKYGLDVTIVPGGPNTNNRILLTAGKLDFFMSANTLQSLDAVANNVPLIAVAAIFQKDPQVFLTHPEAKNAKLEDLKPLTLLVSKEGVASYFQWLKSEYGFSESKVKPYTFNPQPFIVNKQSAMQGYVTSEPYAVEKAAGFKPGVILLADHGFNAYSTLIETRREIVDKKPDLVQRFVDASAIGWYTYLYGDNSAGNAMIKKMNPEMTDDLLAYSVVKMKEYGIVDSGDALRDGIGAMNDARAASFFDKMVRAGVVRRDIDYRQAYTLRFVNKGVGVDLRPKN
- a CDS encoding ABC transporter permease; the encoded protein is MPVAVLAAGLGLWELVVRVNDIQPYVLPSPSLVFRTLVGDWPVLSQSLGVTLLTTLQGFIAAAVGGVALALLFNQSKWLEYSLFPYAVVLQVTPVIAVAPLLLIYLPQQTAVIVCAWIVGFFPVLSNTTLGLNSVDRNLAGLFQLYGASRLQTLRYLKLPAALPYVLGGLRIAGGLSLIGAVVAEIAAGAAGAGSGLAFRIAESGYRLNIPRMFAALLLLSVAGIVIYGLLALVSHLVLRRWHESALGKEN
- a CDS encoding 2-hydroxyacid dehydrogenase codes for the protein MAAANTSSEKIDLLVYGPIRPILENGFSDQFVLHKAESRADLERLTPDVLAKTRGMAVTYHTVPADKKSLSHFPKLEIVASFGVGYDHVDSAYAREHDIVVTNTPDVLTEEVADVAMGLLISTLREFVKADRYLRSGLWQTQNYPLSAGSLRDRKVGIVGMGRIGQAIGRRLEASLVPVSYHSRNKSSAVSYKHYPDLMEMAKDVDTLIVIVPGGAATAKMINADVLKALGPRGVLINVARGSVVDEPALVAALKSGTILAAGLDVFANEPNVPDELKTMQNVVLLPHIGSASVVTRNAMDQLVVDNLKNWFAGKAPLTPVPETPVKGR
- a CDS encoding AprI/Inh family metalloprotease inhibitor, producing MSLARSGIAVAAALTALLALAPPVAAQDASTLKKDMIGQWELATTERSKTCVVTLKGDATPQGLKLELEPGCAAALPFTKEITAWNVRGLDIVRLQDAAGQPVIDFTEVESGIFEGLRTGEGVYILQNLAAARSLAKSMDQMIGDWSMVRGNGQTICGLTLTNTEATGDNFQVFLKPKCDPAVAAFAPNQWRLDHGRMLLLSAKGDTWQFEADDNAQWRRVPDTADPLIMMRGQ